One Thermoanaerobacterales bacterium genomic region harbors:
- a CDS encoding aminotransferase class I/II-fold pyridoxal phosphate-dependent enzyme, with protein sequence MKWDHGGNIAGVTADFSVSLNPLGPPDCLAGLLRDALPLITRYPSLDARPARCSLAAFLGLDPGEVLVGNGATELISLLVRTLRPGRVWVIEPCYSEYRGAAEACGIPVAAVTSRVVDGSFEPVWETLTPVPGDVVFIGYPNNPTGQLPSPDALERLRESCPGVYWVFDESFLAFVDPARGRSPALPPMPGVAAVCSLTKFYAVPGLRLGYLVGTGDLVQRLLAAKDPWSVNGLGEHLVGRLLADTAYAEKTRDFAATERERVTAALVKLGLRVFRGEANFLLCELPDGYDVQTLNACLFRHDMAVRDASTFAGLSTRHFRMGLRRAEQNDRLLEVLSGFLRGENV encoded by the coding sequence ATGAAATGGGACCATGGCGGCAACATTGCCGGGGTGACGGCCGATTTCAGCGTAAGCCTCAACCCGCTCGGGCCCCCGGACTGTCTCGCCGGGCTGTTGCGGGACGCCCTTCCCTTGATAACCCGTTATCCTTCCCTTGATGCACGTCCCGCGCGCTGTTCCCTGGCGGCATTTCTCGGCCTTGATCCGGGTGAGGTGCTGGTGGGAAACGGCGCGACCGAGCTGATCAGTCTCCTCGTGCGCACCTTGCGGCCGGGGCGGGTCTGGGTTATAGAGCCGTGCTATTCGGAATACCGCGGCGCCGCCGAGGCTTGCGGGATTCCTGTGGCGGCGGTGACCTCACGGGTTGTGGACGGCAGTTTCGAACCGGTGTGGGAGACGCTTACGCCCGTGCCGGGTGACGTGGTCTTCATCGGGTACCCGAACAACCCTACCGGACAGCTTCCGTCTCCGGACGCGCTTGAGCGCCTGCGGGAGTCCTGTCCCGGGGTGTACTGGGTGTTTGACGAGTCATTTCTGGCTTTTGTGGATCCCGCAAGGGGCCGTTCCCCGGCCCTGCCGCCCATGCCGGGGGTGGCGGCGGTATGCTCGCTGACCAAGTTTTACGCGGTGCCCGGGCTGCGGCTCGGTTACCTTGTCGGGACGGGGGATCTGGTGCAGCGGCTCCTGGCGGCGAAGGATCCCTGGAGCGTAAACGGCCTGGGCGAGCACCTCGTCGGCCGGCTGCTCGCCGACACGGCTTATGCGGAAAAGACCAGGGATTTTGCGGCGACGGAGCGGGAACGGGTAACGGCCGCGCTCGTTAAGCTGGGGCTTCGCGTTTTTCGCGGAGAGGCGAACTTTCTGCTCTGTGAGCTGCCCGACGGTTATGACGTCCAAACCCTCAACGCCTGCCTGTTTAGACATGACATGGCGGTAAGGGACGCCTCTACTTTTGCCGGGCTTTCGACACGGCACTTCCGCATGGGGCTGCGCAGGGCTGAACAGAACGACCGGCTGCTCGAAGTCTTGTCGGGCTTTTTACGGGGTGAAAACGTATGA
- the cobU gene encoding bifunctional adenosylcobinamide kinase/adenosylcobinamide-phosphate guanylyltransferase gives MAQQSPEVVLVLGGTRSGKSDWARHYVENRYRKPVFLATARDGDAEMEARIARHRRERGGEWGLVEEPMEIAAVLTDPARRPGADAILVDCLTMWLTNIVLTEGETAVERRTAELLAALRDPPCSVVLVANEVGMGIVPEHELGRWFRDAAGRLNQQVAGLARRAVLVIAGLALDLKNE, from the coding sequence ATGGCGCAACAATCGCCCGAAGTAGTGCTGGTCCTCGGCGGCACCCGGAGCGGGAAGAGCGACTGGGCCAGGCACTATGTCGAAAACCGCTACCGGAAGCCGGTCTTCCTGGCCACGGCCCGGGATGGCGATGCGGAGATGGAGGCGCGCATCGCCCGCCACCGGCGGGAGAGAGGCGGGGAGTGGGGCCTGGTTGAGGAGCCGATGGAGATCGCGGCCGTGTTAACCGATCCCGCCCGGCGGCCCGGGGCCGATGCGATCCTGGTCGATTGTCTGACCATGTGGCTGACCAATATCGTCCTGACCGAGGGGGAGACGGCGGTCGAACGCCGCACCGCCGAACTGTTGGCGGCGCTGCGTGATCCGCCCTGTTCTGTAGTGCTTGTCGCCAACGAGGTCGGGATGGGGATTGTACCCGAGCACGAACTGGGCCGGTGGTTCCGGGACGCGGCAGGCCGGCTGAACCAGCAGGTGGCCGGCCTGGCGCGCCGCGCAGTCCTTGTCATTGCCGGTTTGGCCCTTGATCTTAAAAATGAATAA
- the cbiB gene encoding adenosylcobinamide-phosphate synthase CbiB: MEFLASRAGVILAALILDRLLGDPRRLPHPVRLIGRLIASGESLRRLPLPARWSGTLLALGVITAAGGTAWLLVNLGRTAGLWWGLGVETLLVYLAVAPCSLAGEALAVDAALQHGNLPGARRRLAMIVGRDTAGLDEREVRRAVVETVGENTVDAVLCPVFYALLFGPVGAWVYKAVSTLDSMIGYRHEPYRDFGRAAARLDDLAAFVPARLALFFVPTAALLSGLSARDAWRVGWRDRLAHPSPNAGHGEALFAGALKVRLGGPSTYHGMPSEKPYLGAEFPAPGRSAVRRAVTLLWATTWLFAVAGSAVLVFLGLF, translated from the coding sequence ATGGAGTTCTTGGCCTCTAGAGCCGGCGTAATCCTGGCCGCCCTGATCCTGGACCGGCTGCTGGGCGATCCCCGCCGGCTTCCGCACCCTGTCCGGCTGATCGGCCGCTTGATCGCTTCCGGCGAATCCCTGCGGCGCCTGCCGCTGCCGGCGCGCTGGTCAGGAACCCTGCTGGCCCTGGGCGTGATCACGGCAGCCGGCGGAACGGCCTGGCTGCTGGTTAATCTGGGGCGGACGGCGGGCCTTTGGTGGGGCCTGGGTGTTGAAACCCTGCTGGTTTACCTGGCCGTTGCCCCTTGTTCCCTGGCCGGCGAGGCGCTCGCGGTGGACGCCGCCCTGCAACACGGCAACCTGCCGGGCGCGCGCCGGAGACTGGCGATGATCGTCGGGCGCGACACCGCCGGGCTTGATGAACGGGAGGTCCGCCGGGCGGTGGTGGAGACGGTGGGCGAGAATACGGTCGACGCGGTGCTTTGCCCCGTTTTCTATGCGCTTCTCTTCGGCCCGGTGGGAGCCTGGGTTTACAAGGCTGTCAGCACGCTGGATTCGATGATCGGTTACCGGCACGAGCCGTACCGTGATTTCGGCCGGGCCGCCGCCCGGCTGGACGACCTCGCCGCCTTTGTCCCGGCGCGGTTGGCCCTCTTTTTCGTGCCAACGGCGGCCCTGTTATCCGGCCTGTCGGCACGGGACGCCTGGCGGGTGGGCTGGCGGGACCGTTTGGCCCACCCCAGTCCCAACGCCGGCCACGGGGAAGCGCTGTTCGCGGGGGCGCTCAAAGTTCGTCTCGGCGGGCCGTCAACCTACCACGGGATGCCCTCGGAAAAACCGTACCTCGGCGCGGAATTTCCGGCGCCCGGGCGGTCAGCCGTGCGCCGGGCGGTGACCCTGCTCTGGGCGACCACCTGGCTGTTTGCCGTAGCGGGCTCGGCGGTTCTGGTGTTCCTTGGCTTATTTTAG
- a CDS encoding cobyric acid synthase, whose amino-acid sequence MTARVLMVQGTASSAGKSLVVAGLCRLYARRGFRVAPFKSQNMALNSYATRDGGEIGRAQALQAEAAGIPPHVDMNPILLKPTGEAGSQVVVLGRPLGVYKPADYYALKEKLWPMAVAALDRLRADCDLVFAEGAGSPAEINLRPHDIANMDVALYAGAPVLLVGDIERGGVFASLLGTMELLAERERELVAGFVVNKFLGDEELLRPGLALIEERTGRPVLGVLPYLRDLHLDEEDSVSLSGRGKTPVPGDLAVAVVRLPRISNYTDFLPLETEDGVALRYVDRPQELDGAHMAILPGSKETLADLAWLNRRGLERALRGFAARGKPLLGICGGFQMLGRTIREGETTVSGLGLLPVHTRFAPEKRTVQASGVTAGGVWGIPGGLPVRGYEIHMGFSEVCGGRPCFLLDGQGTGIVPEGCAAEEGYVAGTYLHGCFDADAYRAHWIAAVRRIAGLPARPSIQPRFAARRQKDLDRIADLLAERIGVERLDGVLGL is encoded by the coding sequence ATGACGGCACGCGTGCTGATGGTCCAGGGCACGGCCTCTTCCGCAGGCAAGAGTCTTGTGGTGGCCGGGCTTTGCCGCCTCTATGCCCGGAGAGGCTTCCGGGTGGCTCCTTTCAAGAGCCAGAACATGGCCCTCAACTCTTACGCCACCCGGGACGGCGGGGAAATCGGCCGCGCCCAGGCGTTGCAGGCCGAAGCTGCAGGCATCCCGCCCCACGTGGACATGAACCCCATTCTCTTGAAACCGACAGGGGAGGCGGGCAGCCAGGTAGTGGTGCTGGGGCGGCCCCTGGGCGTCTACAAGCCGGCTGATTATTACGCCTTAAAGGAAAAGCTGTGGCCGATGGCCGTCGCCGCTCTCGACCGGCTCCGGGCCGACTGCGACCTGGTGTTTGCCGAAGGGGCGGGAAGCCCGGCCGAGATCAATCTCCGACCGCACGACATCGCTAATATGGATGTGGCGCTTTACGCCGGGGCCCCCGTCCTGCTCGTCGGGGACATCGAACGCGGCGGGGTGTTCGCTTCCCTGCTCGGAACGATGGAACTGCTGGCGGAAAGGGAACGGGAACTTGTCGCTGGTTTCGTTGTCAATAAGTTCCTGGGCGATGAAGAGCTTTTGCGGCCCGGGCTGGCCTTAATCGAGGAGCGGACAGGCCGGCCGGTGCTGGGCGTGTTGCCTTACCTGCGCGATCTCCACCTCGACGAAGAGGACTCGGTGAGCCTGTCCGGGCGGGGAAAGACGCCGGTTCCGGGCGACCTGGCGGTGGCGGTCGTCCGTTTGCCCCGGATATCCAACTACACTGATTTTCTGCCCCTCGAGACCGAGGACGGGGTAGCGCTGCGTTACGTCGACCGCCCGCAAGAACTGGACGGCGCGCACATGGCCATCCTTCCCGGCAGCAAAGAGACGCTGGCCGACTTGGCCTGGCTCAACCGCCGCGGGCTGGAGCGGGCGCTGCGCGGCTTCGCCGCCCGGGGAAAGCCCTTGCTGGGCATTTGCGGCGGCTTCCAGATGCTCGGCCGGACCATCCGGGAGGGGGAGACGACGGTTTCAGGGCTTGGCCTGCTGCCCGTGCACACCCGGTTTGCGCCCGAGAAGCGCACTGTCCAGGCGAGCGGCGTCACGGCCGGCGGGGTTTGGGGTATTCCGGGCGGGCTTCCCGTCCGGGGATACGAGATCCACATGGGGTTCTCCGAGGTATGCGGGGGAAGACCGTGCTTCCTGCTCGACGGGCAGGGAACAGGCATCGTGCCTGAAGGCTGCGCCGCCGAAGAAGGTTACGTGGCGGGGACTTACCTGCACGGGTGCTTCGACGCTGACGCCTACCGGGCGCACTGGATAGCAGCCGTGCGCCGCATTGCGGGACTGCCGGCCCGACCATCCATACAGCCGCGGTTTGCCGCGCGCCGGCAGAAGGACCTGGACCGGATCGCCGACCTGCTGGCGGAAAGAATCGGGGTGGAGCGGCTGGATGGAGTTCTTGGCCTCTAG